GCCGCCAAGGCCACCTTGGCCTTGAACGCCGCCCCAAACACCCGCCGCTTCCGCGTCATGCCGGCACACTCCTGATTCGGTCGTTCCCGCTCCCGGAAACCACACCTTATCAGCGCGCCCAGTTTTTGGGGTCCACCTCAGGAAGTCGTACTCAGACGCGCTAACGATTCGGACTCGGCGTAGTTAATGTCAATAATCTTTGTACCGTTTTGGGATAGGATGACATTTCCGCAGTGCAAATCGCCATGAGCAACACCTTGGGCATGGATTGCCTCTAAACCGTTGAGAAGTTCATTGCACAGCTTTAGTGCTTCCGCAAACGAAAATCTTGCACCAGCTAAGCGAACGTCGAGGCGATCACCGTCGAGCCATTCCATAACGACGCAGTCGGCCAGTGCGCCAGTGTCGGGGTCCGTGAGTTGCGTGACGTAATGGACTGTGACCACATTCGGGTGACTGATTTTGGCGAGCGATTTGGCGTGCGCGATCGCATCCCTCGCGCCAAGCATCGATGGCTTGATGAACTTGATTGCGACGTCGCGATCGAGTTTTGATTGTCTTCCTCGCCACACCACACCGTATAAACCAGACTGTTCGCGCTTCAGAACTTCAATTTCGGGCGTAGATGCTTGGTCAGCCACAAATCACCCCTGGCTCAAATGGGCACAGTTTCGTGCCCCTCTTTTGGGAATGTATTTGTTTGCAGAATTGTCCGCAACTACGAACAATACGGGACAGTCTTACGCGCGGAGAGAACTTTCGATGTTCGCGCATCACGGCGCGCAGCATTTGCTCGCAAGTGACTCGATGAATTTGAGCCAACAAG
The sequence above is drawn from the Pirellulales bacterium genome and encodes:
- a CDS encoding lipopolysaccharide core heptose(II) kinase RfaY gives rise to the protein MADQASTPEIEVLKREQSGLYGVVWRGRQSKLDRDVAIKFIKPSMLGARDAIAHAKSLAKISHPNVVTVHYVTQLTDPDTGALADCVVMEWLDGDRLDVRLAGARFSFAEALKLCNELLNGLEAIHAQGVAHGDLHCGNVILSQNGTKIIDINYAESESLARLSTTS